Proteins from a genomic interval of Micromonospora sp. NBC_00389:
- a CDS encoding HAD family hydrolase, with protein MLTTVVFDADETLLDLRPAVTGGLLAVLDEMRRRSPAAAEVSLAELESDWGAVFGELSAAPVAEIRRAALARSLARAGLDAHLDEVAALFFARRFALTRPFPDVPPALARLRDRYTLGFATNGNSRAERCGLAGEFAFEVYAHENGLPKKPAPEFYAAVVEAAGVPAGQIVYVGDSWEHDVVAPQRAGLRSVWLNRHSLPRPVGGAPDAEVSTMADLPVALADLPAILADLPVQPADRPVVRADLPGVRAQQGGARADLGG; from the coding sequence GTGCTGACCACCGTGGTGTTCGACGCCGACGAGACCCTGCTGGATCTGCGCCCGGCGGTGACCGGCGGGCTGCTGGCCGTCCTCGACGAGATGCGGCGGCGCAGCCCGGCGGCGGCCGAGGTGTCGCTCGCCGAGTTGGAGTCGGACTGGGGCGCGGTCTTCGGGGAGCTGAGCGCCGCTCCGGTGGCGGAGATCCGGCGCGCCGCGCTGGCCCGGTCGCTGGCCCGCGCCGGACTGGACGCGCACCTGGACGAGGTCGCCGCCCTCTTCTTCGCCCGCCGATTCGCCCTCACCCGACCGTTCCCGGACGTGCCGCCGGCGCTGGCCAGGCTGCGCGACCGGTACACGCTGGGCTTCGCCACCAACGGCAACAGCCGCGCCGAACGCTGCGGGCTCGCCGGCGAGTTCGCCTTCGAGGTGTACGCGCACGAGAACGGCCTGCCAAAGAAGCCAGCCCCGGAGTTCTACGCGGCGGTGGTCGAGGCAGCCGGGGTGCCGGCCGGGCAGATCGTCTACGTCGGTGACTCGTGGGAGCACGACGTTGTGGCACCGCAGCGGGCCGGCCTGCGATCGGTGTGGTTGAACCGGCACAGCCTGCCCCGCCCGGTCGGGGGTGCGCCCGACGCCGAGGTGTCCACCATGGCCGATCTTCCAGTGGCGCTGGCCGACCTGCCCGCGATACTGGCTGACCTGCCCGTGCAGCCGGCCGACCGACCGGTGGTGCGGGCCGATCTACCCGGGGTTCGCGCCCAGCAGGGCGGGGCTCGCGCCGACCTGGGCGGATGA
- a CDS encoding CGNR zinc finger domain-containing protein gives MLFAHDTECSLIAAAALVNTAGRDGELLPDIAALDTFFVRHTYSGRHEHTDAELRAVRELRPRLRRIWYGEPAEVVAVVNSLLLEHRALPQLIEHDDEPYHLHAVPRDAPLATRIAVEAAMAMADLVRAGELSRLRICEYPDCDNVLVDLSRNRSRRFCEAGCGNRAAVTAYRARRAAGHS, from the coding sequence TTGCTGTTCGCTCATGACACCGAGTGTTCGCTGATCGCCGCCGCCGCGCTGGTCAACACCGCGGGCCGGGACGGCGAACTGCTGCCCGACATCGCCGCGCTGGACACGTTCTTCGTCCGGCACACCTACAGCGGGCGGCACGAGCACACCGACGCCGAGTTACGCGCCGTCCGGGAGCTGCGACCCCGGCTGCGCCGCATCTGGTACGGCGAGCCCGCCGAGGTCGTCGCCGTGGTCAACAGCCTGCTGCTCGAGCATCGGGCGCTGCCGCAGCTGATCGAGCACGACGACGAGCCGTACCACCTGCACGCCGTGCCCCGCGACGCGCCGCTGGCCACCCGGATCGCGGTGGAGGCGGCGATGGCGATGGCCGACCTGGTCCGAGCCGGGGAGCTGAGCCGGCTGCGGATCTGCGAGTACCCGGACTGCGACAACGTGCTCGTCGACCTATCCCGCAACCGGTCGCGGCGGTTCTGCGAGGCCGGCTGCGGCAACCGCGCCGCGGTGACCGCCTACCGCGCCCGCCGGGCCGCCGGCCACTCCTGA
- a CDS encoding GNAT family N-acetyltransferase, whose translation MSNGDLQGAAGVPPVTERLRLRRFTMADVDALVELDSDPEVMRFLTGGVATPMATVRDEQLPKMLAQYDRHPGLGRWAALDPETGGFLGWFALDPSADGTEAELGYRLRRSTWGRGLATEGSRALVRYAFGTVGMRRVWAETMTVNDRSRRVMAKAGLRYLRTFHLQWDDPIPGTEHGEVEYELRAEEWAATAQEWPAARRAR comes from the coding sequence GTGTCGAACGGTGACCTTCAGGGTGCGGCCGGCGTGCCGCCGGTGACCGAGCGGCTGCGGCTGCGGCGGTTCACCATGGCCGACGTGGACGCGCTGGTCGAGCTGGACAGCGATCCCGAGGTGATGCGCTTCCTCACCGGTGGCGTCGCCACCCCGATGGCCACGGTCCGGGACGAGCAGTTGCCGAAGATGCTGGCACAGTACGACCGGCATCCGGGGTTGGGCCGCTGGGCGGCGCTCGACCCTGAGACCGGCGGGTTCCTGGGTTGGTTCGCGCTCGACCCGTCGGCCGACGGCACCGAGGCCGAGTTGGGCTACCGGCTGCGCCGCTCGACGTGGGGGCGCGGGCTGGCCACCGAGGGTTCTCGGGCGTTGGTCCGGTACGCCTTCGGCACTGTCGGCATGCGCCGGGTCTGGGCCGAGACGATGACCGTCAACGACCGCTCCCGACGGGTGATGGCCAAGGCCGGCCTGCGCTACCTGCGTACCTTCCACCTGCAGTGGGACGACCCGATCCCGGGCACCGAGCACGGCGAGGTGGAGTACGAGCTGCGGGCCGAGGAGTGGGCGGCCACCGCTCAGGAGTGGCCGGCGGCCCGGCGGGCGCGGTAG
- a CDS encoding class II fumarate hydratase, with protein MVRVTTPEATGYRIERDSMGEVEVPAEALWRAQTQRAVQNFPISGRGIEPAQIKALAQIKGAAAEVNGELGVIDANVAAAITAAAAHVADGGYDDQFPIDVFQTGSGTSSNMNANEVIATLATQELGRDVHPNDHVNASQSSNDVFPSSIHLAATQFIVEDLLPSLIHLATALEAKAAEFETVVKAGRTHLMDATPVTLGQEFGGYAAQVRYGVERLESALPRLAELPLGGTAVGTGINTPLGFAAAVIGKLRESTGLPLTEARNHFEAQGARDALVETSGQLRTVAVGLYKIANDIRWMGSGPRAGLGELRIPDLQPGSSIMPGKVNPVVAEAMRQVCAQVIGNDATVGFAGSQGDFELNVMLPVMGRNLLESIRLLAATSRLFADRLVVDLVADAEVCLAYAEGSPSIVTPLNRHLGYDEAASIAKEALAKQTSIREVVISRGHIDSGKLSETQLDEALDLLRMTHP; from the coding sequence ATGGTACGCGTGACGACTCCAGAAGCGACCGGTTACCGGATCGAACGCGACTCGATGGGTGAGGTGGAGGTGCCCGCCGAGGCGCTGTGGCGGGCGCAGACCCAGCGTGCGGTGCAGAACTTCCCGATCTCCGGCCGGGGCATCGAGCCGGCCCAGATCAAGGCGCTCGCCCAGATCAAGGGCGCGGCGGCCGAGGTCAACGGCGAGTTGGGCGTGATCGACGCGAACGTGGCCGCGGCGATCACCGCCGCCGCCGCGCACGTGGCCGACGGCGGCTACGACGACCAGTTCCCGATCGACGTGTTCCAGACCGGCTCCGGAACGTCGTCCAACATGAACGCCAACGAGGTGATCGCCACCCTGGCCACCCAGGAGCTTGGCCGGGACGTGCACCCGAACGACCACGTCAACGCCTCGCAGTCCAGCAACGACGTCTTTCCGTCCTCGATCCACCTGGCCGCCACCCAGTTCATCGTGGAGGACCTGCTGCCGTCACTGATCCACCTCGCCACGGCATTGGAGGCCAAGGCGGCGGAGTTCGAGACGGTGGTCAAGGCCGGACGGACCCACCTGATGGACGCCACGCCGGTCACCCTTGGCCAGGAGTTCGGCGGGTACGCCGCCCAGGTCCGGTACGGCGTCGAGCGGCTGGAGTCGGCGCTGCCCCGGCTGGCAGAGCTGCCGTTGGGCGGCACCGCCGTGGGCACCGGGATCAACACCCCGCTCGGCTTCGCCGCCGCCGTGATCGGCAAGCTGCGCGAGTCGACCGGGTTGCCGCTGACCGAGGCGCGCAACCACTTCGAGGCCCAGGGCGCCCGGGATGCGCTGGTGGAGACCTCGGGGCAGCTGCGGACCGTGGCGGTCGGGCTGTACAAGATCGCCAACGACATCCGCTGGATGGGCTCCGGCCCCCGGGCCGGCCTGGGCGAGCTGCGCATCCCCGACCTCCAGCCCGGCTCGTCGATCATGCCGGGGAAGGTCAACCCGGTGGTCGCCGAGGCGATGCGGCAGGTCTGCGCCCAGGTCATCGGCAATGACGCGACGGTGGGCTTCGCTGGTTCGCAGGGCGACTTCGAGCTCAACGTGATGCTCCCGGTGATGGGCCGCAACCTGCTGGAGTCGATCCGGCTGCTGGCGGCGACTAGTCGGCTGTTCGCCGACCGCCTGGTGGTCGACCTGGTCGCGGACGCCGAGGTCTGCCTGGCGTACGCCGAGGGCTCGCCGTCGATCGTCACGCCGCTCAATCGCCACCTCGGGTACGACGAGGCCGCCTCGATCGCCAAGGAGGCGCTGGCCAAGCAGACCTCCATCCGCGAGGTGGTGATCTCCCGGGGTCACATCGACTCGGGCAAGCTCAGCGAGACCCAACTCGACGAGGCGCTCGACCTGCTCCGGATGACCCACCCCTGA
- a CDS encoding AfsR/SARP family transcriptional regulator, whose product MRFGILGPLRIGGGESTVTAGRDRIVLAMLLLRAGRLVPVEELVDAVWEDRPPATARAQLQTCVSRLRRRLAELGLAPETIVTDPAGYGIRTAPADLDAEVFTRGVEAARAAVAAGRLTDAREQFRAALSLWRGPALAGIPSRSVRRRAQALDEQCLTALEVCVDVELRLGQADELIEELTESVDRHPLRERLRAQLMLALASVGRQADALVVYREGRRFYADELGIEPGAELQELHQRVLAGDLALSGRQTRSIAPVRSLPRAIGDFTGRQDTVGRLVKQVEENVAQIQLIDGMAGSGKTTVAVHVATALADRYPDAQLFIDLHGHSERSPLTPGAAVATLLRQLGVPAERVPVNLDDQLALWRTELAGRRAVVVLDNAASADQVNPLLPNGPHCLVLITSRRRLVGVDEGRPSSLPVLDADEAVELLGRVAGADRVAAEPEAAAEVVRRCGHLPLAIRLAGSRLAHRPRLRIADLAERLTSRRDPLAEFEAGERSVGRAFALSYGQVSPAAQRAFRLLGLHPGVRFDNPIVAVLTQLPLPEAQDLIDELVDAHLVEEAESDRYRLHDLVREYARTLVAAPERAAERRDAIERLLGHHLHVAAAIARRTELSAGDSLILLPEPACPDLVAPIAAQGRVWFDENMPALGALVRLAETEGFPRLCWQLARACWYAQFEGGRLDELIETHAVGLRAAEELGDDAAVAMTLNYLASAHYRLGGFSESIRLMERAVDLYRRLGSRRDVRNTLGNLGTAHVANGNYRLGRECYHASAALARRMQEQVPLANALNNLSIALLLWGRHEEALRTARRHLSLGREIGDLRQVGNAIGHLGMIRHRMGHGEPARRLLRVALRLKREAGNRFGEGEVLTEIGMMEWEAGRPQRAADLYRAALVEMTGVGDRIGQCASRNLLAQAILDQGDVASALDLHRRVLGDATRINARYEQARALDGIARCLRPTDPAAARSHWVRALALFRQIESPDQHEVERLLAELD is encoded by the coding sequence ATGCGGTTCGGGATCCTGGGGCCTCTGCGGATCGGCGGTGGCGAGTCCACGGTCACCGCCGGTCGCGACCGGATCGTGCTCGCCATGCTGCTGCTCCGTGCTGGCCGGCTGGTGCCGGTCGAGGAGCTGGTCGACGCGGTCTGGGAGGATCGCCCGCCGGCCACCGCCCGGGCACAGTTGCAGACCTGCGTGTCGCGGTTGCGGCGCCGGCTCGCCGAGCTCGGGCTGGCACCGGAGACCATCGTCACCGACCCAGCGGGGTACGGCATCCGTACCGCCCCAGCGGACCTGGATGCCGAGGTCTTCACCCGCGGAGTGGAGGCGGCCCGGGCCGCCGTGGCGGCAGGCCGGTTGACCGACGCGCGGGAGCAATTCCGCGCCGCGCTGTCGCTCTGGCGGGGGCCGGCGCTGGCCGGTATCCCCAGCCGCAGCGTCCGCCGTCGCGCGCAGGCGCTCGACGAGCAGTGCCTCACCGCACTGGAGGTGTGCGTCGACGTCGAGCTGCGCCTCGGGCAGGCCGACGAGCTGATCGAGGAGCTGACCGAGAGTGTCGACCGGCACCCGCTGCGGGAGCGGCTGCGTGCCCAACTGATGCTCGCCCTCGCCTCGGTCGGCCGGCAGGCCGATGCGCTGGTGGTCTACCGCGAGGGCCGGCGGTTCTACGCCGACGAGTTGGGCATCGAGCCGGGCGCCGAGTTGCAGGAGCTGCACCAAAGGGTGCTCGCCGGCGACCTGGCCCTGTCAGGCCGGCAGACCCGGTCGATCGCCCCGGTCCGCTCGTTGCCCCGCGCGATCGGTGACTTCACCGGCCGGCAGGACACGGTTGGCCGCCTGGTCAAGCAGGTGGAGGAGAACGTCGCCCAGATCCAACTGATCGACGGGATGGCCGGCAGCGGCAAGACAACCGTCGCCGTGCACGTCGCCACGGCTCTCGCCGACCGCTACCCGGACGCCCAGCTCTTCATCGACCTGCACGGGCACAGCGAGCGCAGCCCGTTGACGCCCGGCGCGGCCGTGGCCACCCTGCTGCGTCAGCTGGGCGTGCCGGCGGAGCGGGTGCCGGTGAACCTGGACGACCAGCTGGCGCTCTGGCGGACCGAGCTGGCCGGTCGGCGCGCAGTGGTGGTGCTGGACAACGCGGCCAGTGCCGACCAGGTGAATCCGCTGCTGCCCAACGGCCCGCACTGCCTTGTCCTGATCACCAGTCGCCGCCGGCTGGTCGGGGTGGACGAGGGACGACCGTCGTCGCTGCCCGTGCTCGACGCCGACGAGGCGGTCGAGTTGCTCGGGCGGGTGGCCGGTGCGGACCGGGTGGCGGCGGAGCCGGAAGCAGCCGCCGAGGTGGTCCGCCGCTGTGGCCACCTGCCCCTCGCCATCCGGCTGGCCGGTTCTCGACTGGCGCACCGGCCCCGCCTGCGGATCGCCGACCTGGCCGAGCGGCTGACCTCCCGGCGGGATCCGCTGGCCGAGTTCGAGGCGGGTGAGCGGTCCGTCGGCCGCGCCTTCGCCCTGTCGTACGGCCAGGTGTCACCTGCGGCGCAACGAGCGTTCCGGCTGCTGGGCCTGCACCCGGGGGTACGTTTCGACAACCCGATCGTCGCCGTCCTCACGCAGCTTCCCCTACCCGAGGCACAGGACCTGATCGACGAGTTGGTCGACGCGCATCTGGTGGAAGAGGCGGAGTCGGACCGCTACCGGTTGCACGACCTGGTCCGGGAGTACGCGCGGACGCTGGTCGCCGCGCCGGAGCGGGCAGCCGAGCGGCGCGACGCTATCGAGCGCCTGCTCGGCCACCACCTGCACGTCGCCGCGGCGATCGCCCGGAGGACGGAGCTCTCCGCCGGCGACTCGCTCATCCTGCTGCCTGAGCCGGCCTGCCCCGACCTGGTCGCGCCCATCGCGGCCCAGGGTCGGGTCTGGTTCGACGAGAACATGCCCGCGTTGGGCGCCCTGGTCCGGCTGGCCGAGACCGAGGGATTTCCGCGTCTCTGCTGGCAGTTGGCGCGGGCCTGCTGGTACGCCCAGTTCGAGGGCGGTCGCCTCGACGAGCTGATCGAAACGCACGCGGTTGGCCTTCGCGCCGCCGAGGAGTTGGGTGACGACGCGGCGGTGGCGATGACGCTGAACTACCTCGCCTCGGCCCACTACCGGCTGGGCGGGTTCTCCGAGTCGATCCGGCTGATGGAGAGGGCGGTCGACCTCTACCGCCGGCTCGGGTCGCGTCGCGATGTCCGCAACACCCTGGGCAACCTGGGCACCGCGCACGTCGCCAATGGCAACTACCGCCTGGGCCGGGAGTGCTACCACGCATCCGCCGCGCTGGCGCGGCGGATGCAGGAGCAGGTCCCGCTGGCGAACGCGCTCAACAATCTGTCGATCGCGCTGCTGCTGTGGGGCCGGCACGAGGAGGCCCTGCGTACAGCCCGACGCCACCTGTCGCTGGGCCGGGAGATCGGCGACCTCCGGCAGGTCGGCAATGCCATCGGGCACCTGGGCATGATCCGGCACCGGATGGGCCACGGGGAGCCAGCCCGCCGGCTGCTGCGGGTGGCGCTGCGCCTCAAGCGCGAGGCCGGCAACCGGTTCGGCGAGGGCGAGGTGCTCACCGAGATCGGGATGATGGAGTGGGAAGCGGGCCGCCCGCAACGGGCCGCCGACCTGTACCGGGCGGCGCTCGTCGAGATGACCGGGGTGGGCGACCGGATCGGCCAGTGCGCCTCGCGGAATCTGTTGGCCCAGGCGATCCTCGACCAGGGGGACGTGGCCAGCGCGCTGGACCTGCACCGCAGGGTGTTGGGGGACGCCACGCGGATCAACGCGCGCTACGAGCAGGCCCGGGCGTTGGACGGCATCGCCCGCTGCCTGCGCCCGACTGATCCGGCGGCGGCTCGATCGCACTGGGTCCGGGCGCTCGCGCTGTTCCGGCAGATCGAGTCGCCGGACCAGCACGAGGTGGAGCGACTGCTGGCCGAGTTGGACTGA